A single genomic interval of Dromiciops gliroides isolate mDroGli1 chromosome 1, mDroGli1.pri, whole genome shotgun sequence harbors:
- the LOC122735577 gene encoding mucin-12-like isoform X7, which yields MEKLLQLVEGMHIEEMSSHQTLQPEPPRAQKRPLSPQAGLSSPKRKVVPRLEEKEPETVQGIDESKKEEKKKDIAGAGIERGASQAHSIRWPVESKNKYVHISLGDQDESPEFSQTGLALTETKLAATEMLSNTGDGATSSLSTRCSETKSVSAEIMHELSDDFSESEDSDTESLSSQCSDKRLTFIDIKSMATEILGESVETDKRAVSTKSELAGKGMLSESVAPDTGSSDSKCSDSKLAPPEGKATAKSVMPDHGSPDTNLLSSEPSETSTISLEDKAVPTKMLSEKVTPTTSGLSSQRSETRHDSPERKAVVSEVSESVSAAPSVSSDDGSETRCVSPERKPLVTEMSQTVSSDPSVSSESCESKCTSLESQSVATGKLSEAVAPDPSASSAEGLKTKRPSHKSKPVVTGELTESISPTSSILGSEESETRSVSPESKPLVSGRLSETVSPASSILASEDSETRGASPESKAIVGKMLSETLPRAPNVLTPECSEARCTSSESKPVVGELLSEKVSLPPVVLSSKCLETECAPAESKPVVSRTCSGTVSPVPKVLSTECSEARCLSSETKPVVTGMVSETRSLAPDVSCGECSDSVDIKPVVARIIPERLSPPISISSTEYSDAGYTSPERKPVVTGVAPGRLSPPISISSTEYSEASCASPEESKPIVSGLFPEVLSPAISISSEFSEGAYFCTDRKPIVAGTFSERLSLDTCASVSECSETSGTSPERKPIVAERVAARMSPAPIVLSSECSETSYASPERKPLVAGRYVERLSPSTSALYTEFSESSRFFSETRPAAAGEYSGRLSPDTGSFSSESSEASGASPERKPVIGRVYPGRLSPPISISSTEYSDPGGASPERKPIVSGLFSRRLSSPISISSTEYSDMGGASPERKPVISELLSERVRPVQTVLSSVCSDDRCISPETKPVVSGIFSGTLFSATSILASEGSESRCTSPENKPTVSGLFSETGSLPPDVLSTSCLDARCVSPGSKPVEGTMFSETLFSGTSILASEGSESRSISPENKPTVSGMFSETLFSGPSILASEGSGTRCTSPENKPVVTGMFSETLSPPPNIFSSESLDTRCISPENKPVVTGMFSETLSPPINIFSSESSDTRCVSPESKPVVTGLLSGRLSPPISISSTEYSDTECASPERKPVVGEMLSERLSPPISISSTEYSDTECASPERKPIVTGLFSERLPPTSSILPSLCSEIKFASIQNKPSVSGLFPEGLSPSTSFFTSQYSDTRCTSPDSKPVMARLFPQATSLLPSRYFETSDDSSESKAAETGRLSPCTSLFSSQSSETRFSSTERLPPISSLLPELVDPTTFILAAQCPGLRFASSENNPEGSAPSPEGLSPATGFVYPPSSETRAASSENNPEVSEVFSERLSPTTGIVSSLCFEKILASTGSKPVVSRMFSESMFPATGFLYPPESDPAVSGIFSERLSPATGIMSSLCFLTIFASTESKSIVSTVFSESVSPTTGIVSSLCFVIILASTESDLAIIGVFSEGLSPSTGITFRPCSETGAALTDSNSAGTGVFSGSLSPTGGITFPPCSETEAALTDSNSAGTGVFSGSLSPTAECLSPSTGITFPPCSETGAALTDSNPVGTGVVSEKPSPTAGITFPPCSEKGAALTDSNSAGTGVFSGSLSPTAECVSPSTGITFPPCSETGAALTDSGPVGTGVVSEKPSPTAGISFPPCLETGADSTGSDTTGIGMLSKSLSPTAESVSPSTDISFPPCLETGADLTGSDTTGIGMLSKSLSPTADISFPPCLETGADLTGSDTTGIRMLSKSLSPTADISFPPCLETGADLTGSDTTGIGMLSKSLSPTAGADLTGSDTTGIGMLSKSLSPTADISFPPCLETGADSTGSDTTGIGMLSKSLSPTADISFPPCLETGADSTGSDTTGIGMLSKSLSPTADISFPPCLETGADLTGSDTTGIGMLSKSLSPTADISFPPCLETGADSTGSDTTGIGMLSKSLSPTADISFPPCLETGADLAGSDTTGIGMLSERLSPIADISFPPCLETGADLAGSDTTGIGMLSDRLSPTADISFPPCLETGADLTGSDTTGIGMLSERLSPTADEAAMRTALPDDN from the exons AAACTCCTCCAGCTGGTAGAAGGCATGCATATAGAGGAGATGTCTTCCCACCAGACGCTCCAGCCGGAGCCCCCCAGAGCTCAGAAGCGTCCCCTCTCACCACAGGctggcctgagctctcccaaaagGAAAGTTGTCCCTAGGTTGGAGGAGAAGGAGCCTGAGACTGTGCAAGGTATAGATGAGagtaagaaagaggagaaaaagaaagatattgcaggCGCTGGAATAGAGCGGGGAGCCTCACAAGCTCACTCTATCAGATGGCCGgtagaaagcaaaaataaatatgtgCACATCAGTTTGGGTGACCAAGATGAGAGCCCTGAGTTTTCTCAAACAGGATTAGCTTTAACAGAGACCAAGCTTGCGGCAACTGAAATGTTATCAAATACTGGGGATGGTGCTACAAGTAGCTTGTCTACTCGGTGTTCGGAAACAAAATCTGTTTCCGCAGAGATCATGCATGAATTAAGTGATGACTTTTCAGAGAGTGAGGATTCTGACACAGAGAGCTTGTCGTCTCAGTGTTCTGACAAAAGGCTTACTTTCATAGACATCAAGTCTATGGCAACTGAAATATTAGGAGAAAGTGTGGAGACTGATAAGAGGGCTGTTTCTACAAAAAGTGAGCTTGCCGGAAAGGGAATGTTGTCAGAGAGCGTGGCTCCTGACACAGGTAGCTCGGATTCTAAGTGTTCTGATTCGAAATTGGCTCCCCCCGAGGGAAAGGCTACGGCAAAGAGTGTAATGCCAGACCATGGGTCTCCTGATACAAATCTCTTGTCCTCTGAGCCTTCGGAAACTAGTACTATTTCCCTAGAGGACAAGGCTGTGCCAACCAAAATGTTATCAGAAAAGGTAACCCCCACCACAAGTGGTTTGTCTTCCCAGCGTTCAGAAACTAGGCATGATTCCCCCGAGAGAAAGGCTGTAGTATCTGAAGTGTCAGAGAGTGTGTCTGCAGCCCCCAGTGTGTCGTCTGATGACGGCTCGGAAACTAGATGTGTTTCCCCTGAGAGGAAGCCTCTAGTAACCGAAATGTCACAGACAGTGTCTTCTGACCCTAGTGTTTCGTCTGAGTCTTGTGAAAGTAAATGTACTTCCTTAGAAAGTCAATCTGTGGCAACAGGAAAGTTATCAGAGGCAGTGGCTCCTGACCCAAGTGCCTCATCTGCTGAGGGTCTGAAGACTAAACGTCCTTCCCATAAGAGCAAGCCTGTAGTAACTGGCGAGCTCACAGAGTCAATATCTCCAACCTCAAGTATCTTGGGCTCAGAGGAATCGGAGACTAGAAGTGTCTCCCCTGAGAGCAAACCCTTAGTAAGTGGAAGGCTCTCAGAGACAGTGTCTCCAGCCTCAAGCATCTTGGCCTCTGAGGATTCAGAGACAAGAGGTGCCTCCCCTGAGAGCAAGGCTATAGTAGGCAAAATGCTCTCAGAGACCTTGCCTAGAGCCCCAAATGTTTTGACTCCTGAATGTTCTGAGGCTAGATGCACTTCCTCTGAGAGCAAGCCAGTAGTAGGTGAATTGCTCTCAGAGAAAGTGTCTCTACCCCCAGTTGTCCTGTCTTCAAAATGTTTGGAGACTGAGTGTGCACCGGCAGAAAGCAAACCTGTTGTTAGTAGAACGTGCTCGGGGACAGTGTCacctgtcccaaaagtcttgtcTACTGAATGTTCTGAGGCTagatgcctttcctctgagaccaAGCCAGTAGTAACTGGAATGGTCTCAGAGACTAGGTCTCTAGCCCCAGATGTCTCGTGTGGTGAATGTTCGGATTCCGTAGACATCAAACCAGTAGTAGCTAGAATTATACCGGAAAGACTTTCACCACCCATAAGCATTTCATCCACAGAATATTCTGATGCTGGATATACTTCCCCAGAGAGGAAGCCAGTAGTAACTGGTGTGGCCCCTGGGAGACTATCTCCACCTATAAGCATTTCATCAACTGAATATTCGGAGGCAAGCTGTGCTTCCCCCGAGGAGAGCAAGCCCATAGTATCTGGCTTGTTCCCAGAAGTACTATCTCCAGCTATAAGTATCTCCTCCGAGTTTTCGGAGGGTGCCTATTTTTGCACAGATAGAAAGCCCATAGTAGCGGGCACGTTTTCAGAAAGACTGTCTCTGGACACTTGTGCCTCAGTCTCTGAATGTTCAGAGACTAGCGGTACTTCCCCAGAGAGGAAGCCCATAGTAGCAGAACGTGTAGCAGCAAGAATGTCACCAGCTCCAATTGTCTTGTCCTCTGAGTGTTCAGAGACAAGCTATGCTTCCCCAGAAAGGAAGCCATTAGTAGCTGGAAGGTACGTAGAAAGACTATCACCGTCCACAAGTGCCTTATACACGGAGTTTTCTGAGAGCAGCAGGTTTTTCTCAGAGACCAGACCTGCAGCAGCCGGAGAGTACTCAGGAAGGCTGTCTCCAGACACTGGTAGCTTTTCTTCAGAAAGTTCGGAGGCCAGCGGTGCTTCCCCGGAAAGGAAGCCTGTCATAGGGAGAGTGTACCCAGGGAGATTGTCACCGCCTATCAGCATCTCATCCACAGAATATTCCGATCCTGGAGGTGCTTCCCCTGAAAGGAAGCCTATAGTAAGTGGGCTGTTCTCAAGGAGACTGTCTTCTCCCATCAGCATTTCATCTACCGAATATTCTGATATGGGAGGTGCATCTCCTGAAAGGAAGCCTGTCATAAGTGAACTGTTGTCAGAAAGAGTTCGTCCAGTCCAAACTGTTTTGTCCAGTGTATGTTCTGATGATAGATGTATCTCCCCTGAAACTAAACCCGTTGTAAGTGGAATATTTTCAGGGACCCTGTTTTCAGCTACCAGCATCTTGGCCTCTGAGGGTTCAGAGTCTAGATGCACTTCCCCTGAGAACAAGCCCACAGTAAGTGGATTGTTCTCAGAGACAGGGTCTCTACCCCCGGATGTGTTGTCTACTTCGTGTTTAGATGCTAGATGTGTGTCTCCTGGAAGTAAACCCGTAGAAGGTACCATGTTTTCTGAAACCCTTTTTTCAGGGACAAGCATCTTGGCCTCCGAGGGTTCAGAATCTAGAAGTATTTCTCCAGAGAACAAGCCCACAGTTAGTGGGATGTTCTCAGAAACCCTCTTTTCAGGCCCAAGCATCTTGGCCTCTGAGGGTTCAGGGACCAGGTGCACGTCCCCAGAGAACAAACCAGTAGTAACTGGGATGTTCTCAGagaccctctccccacccccaaacatctTCTCCTCCGAAAGCTTGGACACTCGCTGCATTTCACCCGAGAACAAACCAGTTGTAACTGGGATGTTCTCAGAGACATTATCACCACCTATAAAcatcttttcttcagagagctcgGACACTAGGTGCGTTTCTCCAGAGAGCAAGCCAGTAGTAACTGGCTTGCTCTCAGGGAGACTCTCACCACCCATTAGCATTTCATCTACCGAATATTCTGACACTGAATGTGCTTCCCCTGAGAGGAAGCCGGTAGTAGGTGAAATGCTATCAGAGAGACTCTCACCACCCATTAGCATTTCATCCACCGAATATTCTGACACCGAATGTGCTTCCCCAGAAAGGAAGCCCATAGTGACTGGACTTTTTTCAGAAAGACTGCCTCCAACTTCAAGCATTCTCCCCTCCTTGTGTTCCGAAATAAAATTTGCTTCAATACAAAACAAGCCTTCAGTATCTGGACTATTTCCTGAAGGCTTGTCTCCATCTACAAGTTTCTTTACCTCTCAATATTCTGATACAAGATGTACCTCTCCTGACAGCAAACCTGTAATGGCCAGACTGTTTCCACAGGCCACGAGTCTCTTGCCTTCTCGGTATTTTGAGACCTCAGATGACTCTTCAGAAAGCAAGGCTGCAGAGACTGGAAGACTATCTCCATGCACAAGTCTCTTTTCTTCTCAGAGTTCTGAGACAAGATTTTCTTCTACTGAGAGGCTGCCTCCTATATCTAGCCTGTTACCAGAGCTTGTGGATCCTACCACATTTATCCTGGCTGCTCAGTGTCCTGGCTTAAGGTTTGCCTCATCAGAGAACAATCCTGAAGGATCTGCACCATCCCCAGAAGGGCTCTCCCCTGCGACAGGTTTTGTGTACCCTCCATCTTCTGAGACAAGAGCTGCTTCATCAGAGAACAATCCTGAAGTCTCTGAAGTGTTCTCAGAAAGATTGTCTCCGACAACAGGTATTGTGTCCTCTCTATGTTTTGAAAAAATACTTGCTTCCACAGGGAGCAAGCCTGTAGTATCCAGAATGTTCTCAGAGAGTATGTTTCCTGCCACAGGTTTCCTGTATCCTCCAGAAAGTGATCCTGCAGTATCTGGCATTTTCTCAGAAAGACTGTCTCCAGCAACAGGTATTATGTCCTCTCTATGTTTTCTGACAATATTTGCTTCCACAGAGAGCAAGTCTATAGTATCCACAGTGTTCTCAGAAAGCGTCTCTCCCACCACAGGTATTGTGTCTTCTCTATGTTTTGTCATAATCTTGGCTTCCACAGAGAGTGATCTTGCAATAATTGGAGTGTTCTCAGAGGGACTGTCTCCTTCCACAGGCATCACATTCCGTCCATGTTCAGAGACAGGAGCTGCTTTGACAGACAGCAATTCTGCAGGAACTGGAGTGTTTTCAGGGAGCCTGTCTCCTACAGGAG GTATCACATTCCCTCCATGTTCAGAGACAGAAGCTGCTTTGACAGACAGCAATTCTGCAGGAACTGGAGTGTTTTCAGGGAGCCTGTCTCCTACAGCAG AGTGTTTGTCTCCTTCCACAGGTATCACATTCCCTCCATGTTCAGAGACAGGAGCTGCTTTGACAGACAGCAATCCTGTAGGAACTGGAGTAGTGTCAGAAAAACCATCTCCTACAGCAG GTATCACATTCCCTCCATGTTCAGAGAAAGGAGCTGCTTTGACAGACAGCAATTCTGCAGGAACTGGAGTGTTTTCAGGGAGCCTGTCTCCTACAGCAG AGTGTGTGTCTCCTTCCACAGGTATCACATTCCCTCCATGTTCAGAGACAGGAGCTGCTTTGACAGACAGCGGTCCTGTAGGAACTGGAGTAGTGTCAGAAAAACCATCTCCTACAGCGG GTATCTCATTCCCTCCATGTTTGGAGACAGGTGCTGATTCAACAGGAAGTGATACCACAGGAATTGGAATGCTGTCAAAGAGTCTATCTCCTACAGCAG AGAGTGTGTCTCCTTCCACAGATATCTCATTCCCTCCATGTTTGGAGACAGGTGCTGATTTAACAGGAAGTGATACCACAGGAATTGGAATGCTGTCAAAGAGTCTATCTCCTACAGCAG ATATCTCATTCCCTCCATGTTTGGAGACAGGTGCTGATTTAACAGGAAGTGATACCACAGGAATTAGAATGCTGTCAAAGAGTCTATCTCCTACAGCAG ATATCTCATTCCCTCCATGTTTGGAGACAGGTGCTGATTTAACAGGAAGTGATACCACAGGAATTGGAATGCTGTCAAAGAGTCTATCTCCTACAGCGG GTGCTGATTTAACAGGAAGTGATACCACAGGAATTGGAATGCTGTCAAAGAGTCTATCTCCTACAGCAG ATATCTCATTCCCTCCATGTTTGGAGACAGGTGCTGATTCAACAGGAAGTGATACCACAGGAATTGGAATGCTGTCAAAGAGTCTATCTCCTACAGCAG ATATCTCATTCCCTCCATGTTTGGAGACAGGTGCTGATTCAACAGGAAGTGATACCACAGGAATTGGAATGCTGTCAAAGAGTCTATCTCCTACAGCAG ATATCTCATTCCCTCCATGTTTGGAGACAGGTGCTGATTTAACAGGAAGTGATACCACAGGAATTGGAATGCTGTCAAAGAGTCTATCTCCTACAGCAG ATATCTCATTCCCTCCATGTTTGGAGACAGGTGCTGATTCAACAGGAAGTGATACCACAGGAATTGGAATGCTGTCAAAGAGTCTATCTCCTACAGCAG ATATCTCATTCCCTCCATGTTTGGAGACAGGTGCTGATTTAGCAGGAAGTGATACCACAGGAATTGGAATGCTTTCAGAGAGACTGTCTCCTATAGCAG ATATCTCATTCCCTCCATGTTTGGAGACAGGTGCTGATTTAGCAGGAAGTGATACCACAGGAATTGGAATGCTGTCAGACAGACTATCTCCTACAGCAG ATATCTCATTCCCTCCATGTTTGGAGACAGGTGCTGATTTAACAGGAAGTGATACCACAGGAATTGGAATGCTTTCAGAGAGACTGTCTCCTACAGCAG ATGAAGCAGCAATGCGGACAGCGCTACCTGACGATAATTAA